The genomic region TCCATGCCCACCGGCCTTCTGATTGTGCTGAATCTGTTGATTTGCTAGAGAAACTTGCAGTTTAAACTTTAACCTTCATGTTTATGTTAAAACACAAAAGGATGACCTTTTGTCTATCAGAAAATAGAGACTTGCTAACTGTGAAGTTGACGACATGCTTATGTCTATCAGGCCCGATCCTAGTAAGACTAATTCCAAACGTAACAATCAATAAACCAGAGCTACAAAATTATTCATTCGGGgaaaaaaaacccttaaaaggTAGCAAAAATGTGGACAGTATCCAAGATGGCAAGCAGTTCTAAACTCAAGAATTTGCAACCAGCGGTTCATGAACATCAACACGTTAACTTTAACTATCTTCCCCAATCCTAGCAGTTTCATCATCAGTTACTTGGCTGGTTTTTCCATCCTCGATTTTTTCCTGTTTCCCTGTCCATCCATACATCTGCCTTCTGGCATCCCTTCGAGCTGCTCTCTCGGCTAGCTTTAGGTCTTTGAAACCTTGTTCAAACTTTGCTTCATCCTCTGGTGAAAAGAATACTACCTCCATTTGCCCAAGCTCTTCATACATCTTCTCAATTTTAGCTTTCCAGAACAGGCCCATCTCTGTATCCATCTTCTGGTAGGGAGTCTTCAGCAGGTACTCATCAATTCCACCTGCCTTGTCAATGCATCGAAGGGCATGAGTGGTGACTTTGACCCGAATGTGGCGATCTAAGATATAACTAAAGAGCCGCTTATCCTGGACATTAGGCTTCCAACTCCTCCTCGACCTGTCACAACCATTACACAATGTTAAAATTTCCCTATGAACAACAGAGCAAGAAGAAACTCCATATATTTTTAAGAAACTTCAATGAAGGAATTTGAGCAAAGTAATAAGAAAGTTTGGGCAGCAAAACACAGCTTAAGTCTAAACTCAGCTCAACTGAACTAAAGCTTTGATCCCAAGAACTAGGGATTGGCTACAAGAATCATTCTCTCCATTCTTACTCAACCATGGCCAATATTGTCTTCGAAAGACCTTACGATCCAAATCAAAGAAATCTCTGACCCTTAGGAAGCATTTAAATCCTTGAAAAAGTGAAAGCAAGACATGACAAAACAAAGcaatcctttttttctttcaatataTTCTTTAGGACTGATTCAGCCATACATATCAGAGTTCAAAGTGCACAAAAAAAGTAGAACACAAAACTTTGCAGCTGAGAACTTGAACGGATCACATGCTTCCAAGGAAATACAACATCTCAAAATAACGTAACATGTGCTCAACAATGACAAACAATCCAAAATATTCTTTCCCAGTAGCGAGAGACACCAAAAACAGGAAATCACAAAGGCCTCTTGGTAGCCATAGATATAGACAGCACGATGACAAGTGAATTAGCTGAATTTGATTTCAAGACAAAGATCCAAACCACCAAAAATGCTTCATTGTATACAATTTTTAGTTACCAAACTGTTTAAGATCCCATGATTGACTCTGATTTTGAGTTTTCTAAATGATAATAACTTCTAGCCTAATTTGCATCAAATTCCTGAACTAATATCGTACTACCCTACCCATACAATAACACCAGCTGAATTCTCAACCCCCAATTATCATACCACTCCACAAATCCCTTCAGGGCAAAAACTAAAACATCCAATAAAAATACAGTAAGAATGGTAAAATAAACGATTTCAACAAAGAATTTAATTCCAGGATCAACCAAGGAGTAATGGAatggaagagaaagaaatactTGTTTCCACCGTCTTCGCTGATGCGGTTGCCGAACTGGATGTGTCGGCCAGCGTAAAGGCCGCGTTTGGCACGGTTCATGACGACCTTGCTGTCCGGAATGCATTTTTTGAGTTGTTCCTTCACTCCAGGCGCCAAGTTGTTCTCTCCCACCTTCTTCACCAGCTTCTTCATCATCTCCTTCCCTCTGAACGCcatcttctccttcttctgtTTCAGtaaagttttaatttctcTCTCCCCAAATAATCCTTCCTAACGAGCTTTCTGTCGACGCTTTGGAAATGGGAAGACAAAAATCACTGAAGCGATTACAGGTCAGGCAGAGTTCGAAACCCCTCAACTGGATTTTTTTCTGCTCTCAAGCCAC from Theobroma cacao cultivar B97-61/B2 chromosome 9, Criollo_cocoa_genome_V2, whole genome shotgun sequence harbors:
- the LOC18587627 gene encoding uncharacterized protein LOC18587627; its protein translation is MAFRGKEMMKKLVKKVGENNLAPGVKEQLKKCIPDSKVVMNRAKRGLYAGRHIQFGNRISEDGGNKSRRSWKPNVQDKRLFSYILDRHIRVKVTTHALRCIDKAGGIDEYLLKTPYQKMDTEMGLFWKAKIEKMYEELGQMEVVFFSPEDEAKFEQGFKDLKLAERAARRDARRQMYGWTGKQEKIEDGKTSQVTDDETARIGEDS